One Candidatus Aquicultor sp. genomic window carries:
- a CDS encoding ABC transporter ATP-binding protein, which translates to MAFSAQAAQRVPDQGDSIISLEHITKVYKTELVETVALADITFDVRPGEFVAIMGPSGSGKSTLMHILGALDKPTSGTYILDGKDVGKLSGIELAHIRNQSIGFVFQSYNLLARTTAMKNVMVPMAYARMPKEERTRRTTELLEMVGLGDRMEHTSNQLSGGQQQRVAIARSLAMDPAIILADEPTGNLASAQGEEIMEIFHNLHAKGHTIIMITHEPSIAEHAERVIFIQDGKVFSDDNHHLQRYVGLNKNTIREDAHGTI; encoded by the coding sequence GTGGCTTTTAGCGCCCAAGCAGCACAACGAGTTCCCGATCAGGGCGATTCGATCATCAGCCTAGAACACATCACCAAAGTGTATAAAACCGAGTTGGTGGAAACCGTTGCGCTCGCCGATATCACGTTCGACGTACGACCCGGTGAATTTGTAGCCATCATGGGCCCTTCGGGAAGCGGAAAATCGACGCTCATGCACATCCTGGGCGCGCTCGACAAACCCACCTCGGGCACCTACATTCTTGACGGCAAAGATGTGGGCAAACTCTCGGGTATCGAGCTTGCGCACATCCGAAACCAGAGCATAGGCTTCGTTTTTCAATCATATAACCTGCTCGCCCGCACAACTGCGATGAAAAACGTGATGGTCCCGATGGCGTACGCGCGTATGCCGAAAGAGGAACGCACGCGCCGGACAACAGAGCTTCTTGAGATGGTGGGGCTCGGCGACAGGATGGAGCACACTTCAAACCAGCTCTCCGGCGGCCAGCAGCAGCGCGTGGCGATAGCCCGCTCACTCGCCATGGACCCGGCAATTATTCTTGCCGACGAGCCGACCGGAAATCTTGCGTCAGCCCAGGGAGAAGAGATTATGGAAATATTCCATAATCTGCACGCTAAGGGGCATACGATTATTATGATCACGCACGAGCCGAGTATTGCCGAGCACGCGGAGCGCGTCATTTTTATCCAGGATGGCAAAGTTTTCTCAGACGATAATCATCATCTCCAACGCTACGTTGGTCTCAATAAAAACACTATAAGGGAAGATGCTCATGGAACTATTTGA
- a CDS encoding ABC transporter permease: MELFETIATAIEALRLNKMRTALATLGIVIGIGAVIALVSLGQSSQLSIQSQIQTLGSNLLTVRPGAQNSGGVRGATGGGTTLTLKDAEAIMTSSQVTTVANVSPELNQRSQVVAGRNNTNTTIMGSTPAYTEVHKLTVGSGRFFTDNEVTSMAKVAVLGPTAAQDLFADAANAVGQTIRINGATFTVIGVSVAKGGSGFSSPDDMIFIPLTTAQKIVFGMDYLGSIAVEAKSQEQMTQAQNEVGYFLLARHKISDPSNADFSIMSQQDIMGAATSVTGTFTTLLQGVAMISLLVGGIGIMNIMLITVIERTREIGLRKSLGATDSDIVTQFLSESVLLTLSGGVLGMLLGVGIAYAVTKIVPSLPFVVSLSSILLAIGVSAAIGIAFGIYPAQKAAKLSPIEALRFE; encoded by the coding sequence ATGGAACTATTTGAAACGATAGCAACCGCTATCGAGGCCTTACGGCTCAATAAGATGCGAACTGCGCTGGCCACTCTGGGCATCGTCATCGGCATCGGCGCGGTTATCGCCCTGGTGTCTTTAGGACAATCGAGCCAACTCTCAATCCAGTCCCAGATACAGACGCTCGGATCAAATCTGCTAACCGTCAGGCCGGGTGCGCAAAATAGTGGCGGCGTGCGAGGCGCTACGGGAGGCGGAACCACTCTAACCCTAAAAGACGCCGAAGCGATTATGACTTCATCGCAGGTGACGACGGTGGCAAATGTCTCGCCGGAACTTAATCAGAGAAGCCAGGTCGTTGCCGGCAGAAACAACACAAACACCACGATCATGGGCTCGACACCGGCATACACAGAGGTGCATAAGCTCACGGTCGGTTCAGGGCGATTTTTTACCGACAACGAAGTAACAAGCATGGCTAAGGTCGCCGTGCTGGGCCCTACAGCCGCACAAGACCTCTTTGCCGACGCTGCAAACGCGGTTGGGCAGACAATTCGAATCAACGGAGCGACGTTCACTGTCATCGGTGTTAGCGTGGCAAAAGGCGGTAGCGGTTTTTCCAGCCCGGACGATATGATTTTTATACCGCTTACTACCGCTCAGAAGATCGTTTTCGGCATGGATTACCTCGGATCGATTGCCGTAGAAGCGAAAAGCCAAGAGCAGATGACGCAAGCGCAAAACGAAGTCGGCTATTTCTTGCTTGCACGTCACAAAATCTCCGACCCGTCGAACGCTGATTTTAGCATCATGTCGCAACAAGATATTATGGGTGCCGCGACATCGGTTACCGGTACGTTCACAACGCTGCTCCAGGGCGTGGCAATGATTTCACTTTTGGTCGGTGGTATCGGTATTATGAATATCATGCTTATCACCGTTATTGAGCGCACTCGCGAGATAGGCTTGCGCAAATCCCTCGGGGCGACCGATAGCGATATAGTCACGCAATTCCTCAGTGAATCGGTTCTACTGACGCTCTCAGGCGGCGTCTTAGGAATGCTGCTCGGCGTCGGAATTGCGTACGCCGTAACCAAGATCGTACCGAGTCTCCCGTTTGTTGTGTCACTCTCTTCGATCTTGTTGGCGATCGGTGTCTCGGCCGCGATCGGCATCGCATTCGGCATATACCCCGCACAAAAAGCCGCGAAGCTATCACCGATAGAAGCGCTGCGGTTCGAATAA